One stretch of Juglans microcarpa x Juglans regia isolate MS1-56 chromosome 3D, Jm3101_v1.0, whole genome shotgun sequence DNA includes these proteins:
- the LOC121255141 gene encoding uncharacterized protein LOC121255141: MPFGLKNEGATYQRLVNHMFKNQIGRNTKVYVDDLLVKNGTVKQHLNDLRETFTVLLQYQVKLNPTKCAFGVRSKKFIGFMVSECGIEANLEKVGAILNMAPPTNACLSSRSYRKHMHGMVIQRLDTSGRLMNWAVELGEFDIDYALRSTIKGQVLVDFVVEFTSFPKKSDDAPSVKLWQVFIDGSSCQAGERVRVHIVTSEGEEYNYTIKLAFKTMNNEAKYEAMFSGLMWPGL, encoded by the exons ATGCCTTTTGGGCTTAAGAATGAAGGTGCCACCTACCAGCGGTTGGTCAATCAtatgttcaaaaatcaaataggAAGGAACACGAAGGTCTATGTGGACGACTTGTTGGTTAAGAATGGGACTGTGAAacaacatctgaatgatttaAGGGAGACTTTCACGGTACTACTACAGTACCAAGTGAAGTTGAACCCAACAAAATGCGCTTTCGGTGTCAGATCAAAAAAGTTCATAGGATTCATGGTGTCTGAATGCGGAATCGAAGCCAACCTCGAGAAGGTGGGAGCCATCCTCAACATGGCCCCACCGACAAATGCCTGTCTTTCTTCAAGGTCCTACAGAAAGCACATGCATGGGATG GTAATACAACGTTTGGACACCTCAGGCCGACTCATGAATTGGGCAGTGGAGTTGGGCGAATTCGACATTGACTATGCACTGAGGAGCACTATCAAAGGACAAGTGCTAGTGGACTTCGTTGTTGAGTTTACTAGTTTTCCGAAAAAGAGTGATGATGCACCTTCTGTGAAACTCTGGCAAGTATTCATTGATGGCTCATCTTGCCAGGCTGGAGAGCGAGTGAGAGTGCACATCGTTACGTCGGAAGGAGAGGAGTACAATTACACCATTAAATTGGCATTCAAAACGATGAACAACGAGGCAAAATATGAAGCAATGTTTTCAGGGCTAATGTGGCCAGGTCTCTAG
- the LOC121254166 gene encoding uncharacterized protein LOC121254166 isoform X1 — protein sequence MNMVVILRSGGPFCIPRLPSALLSPKAISFSSSSLSVCGFCRRILLPNTFPVNCVLSSLMSNACMSRFCGTCHKAAASLYPRKNNGIGILRTISTCTSTGTFPTTPPIVRPPSAIVLAAHITPPDAPQRSEEWFALRRDKLTTSTFSTALGFWKGNRRFELWHEKVFESGTEILETLKKSAMEWGVLNEAAAIDRYRSITGREVSSLGFATHSEERFDWIGASPDGLLDCFPEGGILEVKCPYNKGKPEMGLPWSTMPFYYMPQVQGQMEIMDREWVDLYCWTPNGSSIFRVDRERGYWELIHGILREFWWENVIPAREAVLLGSKEEAMSHKPASTHKRTGLAIFKSIKLASEAKLLCKEIAGHIEFYR from the exons atgAATATGGTCGTGATTCTAAGAAGTGGAGGGCCCTTCTGCATTCCGAGGCTGCCGTCTGCTCTTTTGTCCCCAAAAGCCATCTCCTTTAGCTCTAGTTCTCTATCAG TATGTGGCTTTTGTAGGAGGATCCTTCTGCCAAATACGTTTCCTGTCAACTGCGTGCTTAGCTCCCTAATGAGCAATGCCTGCATGAGTAGATTCTGTGGCACTTGCCATAAAGCAGCTGCATCACTTTatccaagaaaaaataatggaattGGCATTCTGAGAACCATTTCCACATGCACCTCAACGGGAACCTTTCCAACTACTCCTCCAATTGTTCGTCCCCCCTCAGCTATTGTGTTGGCTGCCCACATTACACCACCGGATGCTCCCCAACGTTCAGAGGAATGGTTTGCCCTTCGCAGGGACAAGCTGACCACAAGCACTTTCAGCACTGCCTTGGGCTTTTGGAAAGGAAACCGTCGCTTTGAGCTCTGGCATGAGAAAGTGTTTGAATCAGGAACAGAAATTTTGGAAACTTTAAAAAAGTCTGCCATGGAATGGGGTGTGCTCAATGAAGCAGCAGCTATAGACCGTTACAGAAGCATTACAGGCCGCGAAGTAAGCTCATTAGGGTTTGCAACCCATTCGGAGGAgcgatttgattggattggcgCTTCCCCTGATGGCCTTCTTGATTGCTTTCCAGAAGGTGGGATCCTGGAAGTAAAGTGCCCATATAACAAGGGGAAGCCTGAGATGGGTCTGCCCTGGTCAACCATGCCATTCTATTACATGCCTCAGGTGCAGGGTCAGATGGAGATAATGGATAGAGAATGGGTTGATTTGTATTGCTGGACACCGAATGGAAGCTCAATATTCCGTGTGGACAGGGAACGTGGTTATTGGGAGTTAATTCATGGTATTTTACGTGAATTTTGGTGGGAAAATGTGATTCCTGCTAGGGAAGCTGTGTTGCTGGGGAGCAAAGAAGAGGCCATGTCACATAAGCCAGCATCTACGCACAAACGGACAGGACTTGCCATTTTTAAGAGCATAAAGTTAGCTAGTGAAGCAAAGTTGTTGTGTAAGGAGATTGCTGGTCACATAGAATTTTATAGGTGA
- the LOC121254166 gene encoding uncharacterized protein LOC121254166 isoform X2 yields MSNACMSRFCGTCHKAAASLYPRKNNGIGILRTISTCTSTGTFPTTPPIVRPPSAIVLAAHITPPDAPQRSEEWFALRRDKLTTSTFSTALGFWKGNRRFELWHEKVFESGTEILETLKKSAMEWGVLNEAAAIDRYRSITGREVSSLGFATHSEERFDWIGASPDGLLDCFPEGGILEVKCPYNKGKPEMGLPWSTMPFYYMPQVQGQMEIMDREWVDLYCWTPNGSSIFRVDRERGYWELIHGILREFWWENVIPAREAVLLGSKEEAMSHKPASTHKRTGLAIFKSIKLASEAKLLCKEIAGHIEFYR; encoded by the coding sequence ATGAGCAATGCCTGCATGAGTAGATTCTGTGGCACTTGCCATAAAGCAGCTGCATCACTTTatccaagaaaaaataatggaattGGCATTCTGAGAACCATTTCCACATGCACCTCAACGGGAACCTTTCCAACTACTCCTCCAATTGTTCGTCCCCCCTCAGCTATTGTGTTGGCTGCCCACATTACACCACCGGATGCTCCCCAACGTTCAGAGGAATGGTTTGCCCTTCGCAGGGACAAGCTGACCACAAGCACTTTCAGCACTGCCTTGGGCTTTTGGAAAGGAAACCGTCGCTTTGAGCTCTGGCATGAGAAAGTGTTTGAATCAGGAACAGAAATTTTGGAAACTTTAAAAAAGTCTGCCATGGAATGGGGTGTGCTCAATGAAGCAGCAGCTATAGACCGTTACAGAAGCATTACAGGCCGCGAAGTAAGCTCATTAGGGTTTGCAACCCATTCGGAGGAgcgatttgattggattggcgCTTCCCCTGATGGCCTTCTTGATTGCTTTCCAGAAGGTGGGATCCTGGAAGTAAAGTGCCCATATAACAAGGGGAAGCCTGAGATGGGTCTGCCCTGGTCAACCATGCCATTCTATTACATGCCTCAGGTGCAGGGTCAGATGGAGATAATGGATAGAGAATGGGTTGATTTGTATTGCTGGACACCGAATGGAAGCTCAATATTCCGTGTGGACAGGGAACGTGGTTATTGGGAGTTAATTCATGGTATTTTACGTGAATTTTGGTGGGAAAATGTGATTCCTGCTAGGGAAGCTGTGTTGCTGGGGAGCAAAGAAGAGGCCATGTCACATAAGCCAGCATCTACGCACAAACGGACAGGACTTGCCATTTTTAAGAGCATAAAGTTAGCTAGTGAAGCAAAGTTGTTGTGTAAGGAGATTGCTGGTCACATAGAATTTTATAGGTGA
- the LOC121254167 gene encoding uncharacterized protein LOC121254167, with product MNSGLSWADQWDYDNPDPPPPSSSENDKKKGKDGSKGSKFGKSILKFKWIKDIRKKSQKQ from the coding sequence ATGAATTCTGGACTTTCATGGGCTGATCAATGGGATTACGACAATCCCGacccaccaccaccatcttcATCGGAGAATGATAAGAAGAAGGGAAAGGATGGATCTAAAGGGAGTAAGTTCGGGAAATCAATATTAAAGTTCAAATGGATTAAAGATATCCGCAAGAAATCTCAGAAACAATGA